A window of the Ignisphaera sp. genome harbors these coding sequences:
- a CDS encoding AAA family ATPase, translating into MSSREYLESLARKHLNEALINEKMGNKLDAAKNYRKAAEILFMLANNYRNDTISNMYRNIAESYIRKAQELEKESQISIPLGGDNESKADIEESIKEFIVNKKPSIRFEDVVGLDEVKQTIIESVIYPYKRPDLFPFGWHKGILLYGPPGCGKTLLVAAIVNEIEGIFMYIKSSNLLSKWLGESERKVSAIFDYARKVGREKPVIVFLDEADDLLGMYEHEIGGEVRVRNQFLQELDGLTEKGEKYFIYAIAATNKPWKLDIGFLRRFQKRIYIPPPDTKTRKHLFEYYTKSLNVSNDVDFETLAVLTEGYSASDIRDIVLESYLRTIRELFRSGKIDGNPRPIAMNDFTEVLKNRKPSISLELLKKYEEWSKKYGT; encoded by the coding sequence ATGAGTAGTAGGGAATACCTTGAAAGTCTGGCAAGGAAACACTTAAATGAGGCATTAATTAATGAAAAAATGGGTAATAAACTAGATGCTGCAAAAAACTATAGAAAAGCGGCAGAGATTCTATTCATGCTAGCAAACAATTACAGGAATGATACTATTAGCAATATGTATAGAAATATTGCTGAATCCTATATCAGAAAGGCTCAAGAACTAGAAAAAGAATCGCAAATCTCTATACCATTAGGAGGAGATAACGAATCCAAAGCCGATATAGAAGAATCAATCAAGGAGTTCATTGTAAATAAAAAACCTAGCATAAGATTTGAAGACGTAGTGGGGCTTGATGAAGTAAAGCAGACAATAATAGAATCAGTAATATATCCATATAAAAGACCAGATCTATTTCCTTTTGGATGGCACAAAGGAATACTCTTATATGGACCTCCAGGATGTGGTAAAACACTACTGGTTGCAGCCATAGTCAATGAAATTGAAGGGATTTTCATGTATATTAAGTCATCGAACTTGTTATCTAAATGGCTTGGTGAATCAGAGCGAAAGGTGTCAGCTATTTTTGATTATGCTCGTAAAGTAGGAAGAGAAAAACCTGTTATAGTATTTCTTGACGAAGCTGATGATCTGCTTGGTATGTATGAGCATGAAATTGGCGGGGAAGTGAGAGTCAGAAATCAGTTCCTTCAAGAACTAGATGGGCTTACTGAAAAAGGGGAAAAATACTTCATATATGCTATTGCAGCCACAAATAAACCATGGAAGCTAGACATAGGATTTCTACGTAGATTTCAAAAAAGAATATACATACCTCCTCCAGATACAAAGACACGAAAACATCTATTTGAATACTATACGAAATCTTTAAATGTGTCAAATGATGTTGATTTTGAAACATTAGCTGTACTTACGGAAGGCTATTCTGCTAGTGATATAAGAGACATAGTTTTAGAATCGTATCTTAGAACTATAAGGGAATTATTCCGATCTGGAAAAATAGATGGAAATCCAAGACCTATTGCCATGAACGATTTTACAGAGGTTTTGAAAAATAGAAAACCCAGTATTTCTCTAGAGCTATTGAAAAAATATGAAGAATGGTCAAAGAAGTATGGAACATGA
- a CDS encoding CdvA-like protein, with protein MSITIEKIATCLGQSISDVYGRKIGVVVGVYSEIDGKVTGVEIMINDSTYETIPAERLENKDDGIKVLPEWLVEAQKLERKLDILRKRIKALEELYKKNQVPQHAYKELKEKFDKEINKVKIETKSLKDVIRKRQYDIENFIIHIEKAMTNLMISYTSGELPENGFKVSADFMRYAKQTALDEKKDIEKHTSLLSKLEEELTSVLQSFEPEKADEIVNVNIQSGPIAVKVTS; from the coding sequence ATGAGTATAACGATAGAAAAAATTGCTACATGCTTGGGTCAATCAATATCCGATGTCTATGGTAGAAAGATTGGTGTAGTTGTAGGTGTATACAGCGAAATTGATGGCAAAGTTACAGGAGTAGAGATTATGATAAATGATTCCACATATGAAACTATACCTGCAGAAAGATTAGAAAACAAAGATGACGGAATAAAGGTTTTGCCTGAATGGCTCGTAGAAGCTCAAAAGCTTGAGCGAAAGCTTGATATCTTGAGAAAGAGAATAAAAGCTCTCGAGGAACTCTATAAAAAGAACCAGGTTCCCCAACATGCATATAAAGAGCTTAAGGAGAAATTCGATAAGGAAATAAATAAAGTAAAGATCGAAACAAAATCACTTAAAGATGTCATAAGGAAAAGACAATACGATATAGAGAACTTCATTATACACATAGAGAAGGCTATGACAAACTTGATGATAAGCTATACTTCAGGCGAGTTACCCGAAAATGGCTTCAAAGTTTCTGCAGACTTTATGAGATATGCAAAACAAACAGCATTAGATGAGAAAAAGGATATCGAGAAGCACACATCTTTACTTTCCAAACTCGAAGAAGAACTTACTTCGGTACTCCAATCTTTCGAACCTGAAAAAGCTGATGAAATAGTGAATGTAAACATACAAAGTGGACCAATAGCTGTTAAGGTTACGAGCTAG
- a CDS encoding DUF2070 family protein — MLDERALKYYRTLRIPSGLSSPSKYLYTFILTVLILIYVLMWYSNRIDLKETASTSIIHTMFIVFLPLYIKLLIPYTRARQAINMAFFLLVPGIPLELLGALAGIYGLAYIVIPLLGVIVLRSFTGSRYKSYTVIVYTLTAEFLFMIFTDRFMLYRIVVRLIISSLPIAISLYFVKIISSSHRELDIFKIANAWIKSMLLNTDEDFSLALNSISQESNIVTHIILFRTKSKTIAYLVPEIHFGPFRNVGSSAIPHMFDQLTRDTTIVPLVFHGAGSHERNIVSVNESQRYVKEVVDRLNSMDEFTEDILYRPFRVHDNHFEAFVFQTNNASFIAISTPIVGNDDIPFEVQLRALELGKMYGLRDVAIIDCHNVKGTPIEDSNAYENIILSSLSRSTGVCKGLGAGYGEAYVKGYVGGLCSNKVKVLTIKCNNSMYAIIYLYGNNALIGVRETLRKLAMDMGYTDAEIFTADDHTCSGITFKEPYQAIELNFHLVKAVELALKMSLSSIEDATIYSSKIAVKSKIVGQKIFELLELAKLVSQKIIRYLLASFSLVYILTLILCLTSVLFH, encoded by the coding sequence ATGTTAGACGAGAGAGCCTTAAAGTACTATAGAACATTAAGGATACCGTCGGGTCTTTCTAGTCCTTCAAAATACCTCTATACATTCATTCTGACAGTATTAATTCTAATCTATGTACTAATGTGGTATAGCAATAGAATAGATCTAAAGGAGACAGCATCAACATCTATAATTCATACAATGTTTATTGTATTCTTACCACTTTACATAAAGTTATTAATACCTTACACAAGAGCTAGACAGGCTATAAATATGGCTTTTTTTCTTCTGGTTCCGGGAATACCTCTTGAATTGCTGGGAGCTTTAGCAGGGATCTATGGGTTGGCCTACATTGTCATACCATTGTTAGGTGTTATTGTATTAAGGAGTTTTACAGGATCGCGGTACAAATCATATACGGTAATTGTATACACATTAACCGCGGAATTTCTGTTCATGATATTTACGGATAGGTTTATGTTATATAGAATTGTTGTTAGGTTAATCATATCGTCTCTGCCAATAGCTATATCACTGTATTTTGTGAAAATCATATCTAGTAGCCATAGAGAGCTAGATATATTTAAGATAGCAAATGCTTGGATAAAGTCAATGCTTTTAAATACTGATGAAGACTTCTCATTAGCACTCAATTCTATAAGTCAGGAATCAAACATTGTTACACATATAATATTATTTAGAACAAAATCAAAAACAATTGCATATCTAGTACCAGAGATTCATTTTGGACCCTTTAGGAATGTTGGTAGCTCAGCAATACCACATATGTTTGATCAACTAACAAGAGATACCACCATAGTTCCCCTAGTTTTCCATGGTGCGGGATCTCATGAAAGAAACATAGTTAGCGTTAATGAAAGTCAGCGATATGTTAAGGAAGTTGTTGATAGATTGAATTCAATGGACGAATTTACAGAAGACATACTGTATAGACCCTTTAGGGTTCATGATAATCATTTCGAGGCGTTTGTATTTCAAACAAATAATGCATCCTTTATAGCTATTTCAACACCAATAGTAGGTAATGATGATATCCCATTTGAAGTTCAGCTAAGGGCTTTAGAGCTTGGAAAAATGTATGGATTAAGAGATGTAGCCATAATAGATTGTCATAATGTTAAAGGAACACCTATAGAGGATTCAAATGCATATGAAAACATAATATTGTCATCGTTATCAAGAAGTACGGGAGTCTGTAAAGGACTTGGCGCAGGTTATGGTGAAGCATATGTTAAAGGATATGTAGGTGGATTATGTAGTAACAAAGTTAAGGTTTTGACAATCAAGTGTAACAACTCCATGTACGCTATCATATATTTGTATGGCAATAATGCCCTAATTGGTGTTAGAGAAACATTGAGAAAACTAGCAATGGATATGGGATATACTGATGCAGAGATATTTACGGCTGATGATCATACATGTTCAGGTATTACATTTAAAGAACCATATCAAGCAATAGAACTGAATTTCCATCTAGTTAAGGCTGTCGAATTAGCATTAAAGATGAGTCTAAGCTCTATTGAGGATGCTACAATATATTCATCTAAAATCGCAGTTAAAAGTAAAATTGTAGGTCAAAAAATATTCGAGCTTCTTGAATTGGCTAAACTTGTAAGCCAAAAGATCATTAGGTATCTGCTAGCATCATTTTCTCTTGTATATATATTAACATTAATATTATGTCTTACATCAGTATTATTTCACTAA
- a CDS encoding KaiC domain-containing protein, whose amino-acid sequence MFNGLEFEEELERIEEELREYETKTQHQEHKVDKSLKQTSKSTGITRVSTGILELDQALEGGIPKGSWVAITGEPGTGKSILCMHFAWAGLKTGDPAVYITTEAEFRDVIRQAKQFGMDFEQYNIYDISSSKEPQETPNIVVIDIFGLLRVAKQISETTSVDAEFVRKRRFAALYVKTLIASIRKAYRILGVLKEGGRSPIRHIRLIIDSMSAFWADKPAMARRYSYDLKVSTHRENVTAYLVSQYAMTTRSTFGFGLEHIADGVLHLWMDDVESSKEVRRYMIIKKMRMTNHERHAFKLDIVPDKGVVLSPL is encoded by the coding sequence ATGTTTAATGGACTCGAGTTCGAGGAAGAACTAGAACGTATCGAAGAAGAATTAAGAGAATACGAAACAAAAACCCAGCATCAAGAACATAAAGTTGATAAATCGTTAAAACAGACCTCAAAGTCTACAGGTATAACACGGGTTTCTACAGGTATTCTTGAACTTGATCAAGCTCTTGAAGGTGGCATTCCCAAAGGGTCTTGGGTTGCTATAACCGGTGAACCTGGTACAGGTAAATCTATTTTGTGTATGCATTTCGCTTGGGCTGGTTTAAAGACGGGAGATCCTGCCGTCTATATTACAACAGAAGCAGAATTTAGAGACGTTATTAGGCAGGCTAAACAATTCGGTATGGATTTTGAGCAGTACAATATATACGATATATCGAGCTCTAAAGAACCTCAAGAAACTCCAAACATAGTTGTTATAGATATTTTTGGTCTACTTAGGGTAGCTAAACAGATTAGCGAGACTACATCGGTAGATGCTGAGTTTGTTAGAAAGAGAAGATTTGCAGCACTATATGTAAAGACACTTATAGCATCCATAAGGAAGGCCTACAGAATCCTTGGCGTTCTGAAAGAAGGTGGAAGATCACCTATAAGACATATCAGATTGATTATAGATTCGATGTCTGCCTTTTGGGCCGATAAACCTGCTATGGCTAGAAGATATAGCTATGATCTAAAAGTATCTACACATAGAGAAAACGTAACAGCATATCTAGTTAGTCAGTACGCAATGACTACGAGATCAACATTTGGGTTTGGGTTAGAGCACATAGCCGATGGAGTACTACACCTATGGATGGACGATGTAGAAAGTAGCAAGGAGGTTAGGAGATATATGATAATCAAGAAAATGAGGATGACAAATCATGAGAGGCACGCATTTAAATTGGATATAGTGCCAGATAAAGGTGTTGTACTTTCACCTCTATAG
- a CDS encoding DUF434 domain-containing protein: METPSKFDKEIYEAAYDYRYLLTKRYPVKASLNIVTARYTLSSKDRLLLYRCVHSEHYVAEINKKFFCKKLNGFKLIVDFYNVLISSINMLQKGEVYLCDDCVPRDLRGSKLRVEDSKYIEKAMKIIANIILDLKPNAIILVADKNISFSLNHVLRFIEILGYGNIPSSYELTSTPDKRIIEYSREERSVIATTDSVIMMQSSLIFPLTYIIMYILKISPAYNFASLFNSACSVCYKDLVHDIDEYCE, encoded by the coding sequence ATGGAAACTCCATCTAAGTTTGATAAAGAAATATACGAAGCTGCCTATGACTATAGATACCTACTAACAAAGCGCTACCCTGTTAAAGCATCATTAAATATTGTTACAGCTAGATATACATTGAGTAGCAAAGATAGATTGCTTCTCTACCGATGTGTACATTCTGAACATTATGTAGCTGAAATTAATAAGAAGTTTTTCTGCAAAAAATTGAATGGATTTAAACTAATCGTAGATTTTTACAATGTTTTGATCTCATCTATAAATATGCTTCAGAAAGGAGAAGTATATTTGTGTGATGATTGTGTTCCTAGAGATTTAAGGGGATCAAAATTACGTGTAGAAGATTCTAAGTATATCGAGAAAGCTATGAAGATCATTGCAAACATTATTCTAGACCTTAAACCCAATGCCATAATCCTTGTTGCAGATAAAAATATCAGTTTTAGTCTTAATCACGTACTAAGATTCATCGAAATTCTAGGCTATGGTAATATACCATCTTCATATGAATTGACTTCAACACCAGATAAGAGAATAATAGAGTATTCGAGAGAAGAAAGATCTGTAATAGCTACAACAGATTCTGTTATAATGATGCAGAGTTCATTGATTTTTCCTCTAACCTACATTATTATGTATATTTTGAAAATCTCTCCCGCCTATAATTTCGCTAGTTTGTTCAATAGTGCGTGTTCTGTATGTTACAAAGATCTCGTACACGATATAGATGAATATTGTGAATGA
- a CDS encoding PAC2 family protein, whose amino-acid sequence MFLNSERTALYSVYVMWVLEKLKNTPQNNNTVAIAGFPGMGFVGKTVAEHIKNYLNTEVIARIYGYSFPAHLISNDKGEADVLNIEISFAEINNLGILVITSEMQPISDQGQHSLGRFIASKLSSFGVKELITAAAFVSEAITHLRRVYIVGNDIETIKKYIAKGAVPLTGGVISGLNGIMVGWARQFNIKAVCLLGETWRSIVEMNYIDYTAAKMIIELLNSVWQLGIDTNELVEKGTTIENKIQDIINRYVQRQEQTQDKRPYYIT is encoded by the coding sequence ATGTTTTTAAATTCTGAAAGAACAGCTCTATACAGTGTATATGTTATGTGGGTGCTAGAGAAGCTTAAAAATACACCTCAGAATAATAATACAGTAGCTATAGCTGGTTTTCCGGGTATGGGATTTGTTGGCAAGACTGTAGCCGAACATATTAAGAATTACTTAAATACTGAAGTAATTGCCCGTATATACGGTTACAGCTTTCCAGCACATCTAATTTCAAATGATAAAGGAGAGGCTGATGTTCTTAATATAGAGATTAGTTTTGCGGAAATTAACAACCTAGGGATATTGGTGATAACAAGTGAAATGCAGCCTATAAGCGATCAAGGTCAGCATAGCTTAGGCAGATTCATAGCATCTAAATTAAGTAGCTTTGGTGTTAAAGAACTTATAACAGCTGCTGCTTTCGTTTCAGAAGCTATAACACATCTAAGAAGAGTATACATTGTAGGAAACGATATAGAAACCATTAAGAAGTATATAGCTAAAGGAGCTGTACCACTAACTGGAGGTGTTATAAGCGGATTAAATGGAATAATGGTTGGATGGGCTAGACAATTCAATATAAAAGCTGTCTGTCTATTGGGTGAGACTTGGAGAAGTATTGTTGAAATGAATTATATTGATTATACTGCAGCCAAAATGATTATAGAATTGTTAAATAGCGTCTGGCAGTTAGGCATAGATACAAATGAGCTTGTAGAGAAAGGAACAACAATAGAGAACAAAATTCAAGATATAATAAATCGATATGTACAGAGACAGGAACAAACACAAGATAAAAGGCCTTACTACATAACGTAA